Proteins encoded by one window of Roseibium sp. Sym1:
- a CDS encoding carbohydrate ABC transporter permease: MLHKYRWYEYALIYVGLAVFLTFVLAPFVEAFVVSLRPLSSLFSIPYRFITDEMSFDAYFTMWENVPLLWRYMLNSFFIATVVTILGLVCIIPAAYAFARFEFPARNSLLGIFIAVNMFSGAVLIIPLFKLMQQYGLLNTYFAMIAPGTAFVIPTGIWLLRSYLVRIPKELEEAAWVDGAGKIYTLWRVIIPVALPGIVVVTITAFITAYAQQFIYALTFNSVNELNPLPVGLFQFFGRQSVVWNELMAASLVGILPVLFVYVFLQRYIVAGLTAGAVKE; the protein is encoded by the coding sequence ATGCTGCATAAGTATCGCTGGTACGAATATGCGCTGATCTATGTCGGCCTCGCGGTGTTCCTCACCTTCGTCCTGGCGCCGTTCGTCGAGGCCTTCGTGGTGTCGTTGAGGCCGCTCAGCAGCCTGTTCTCGATTCCCTACCGGTTCATCACCGACGAAATGAGCTTCGATGCCTATTTCACCATGTGGGAGAACGTGCCGCTCCTGTGGAGGTACATGCTCAACTCGTTCTTCATCGCGACGGTTGTCACCATCCTCGGCCTCGTCTGCATCATACCGGCCGCCTACGCGTTTGCCCGTTTCGAGTTCCCCGCGCGCAATTCCCTTCTGGGCATCTTCATCGCGGTGAACATGTTCTCCGGTGCCGTGCTGATCATCCCGCTGTTCAAGCTGATGCAGCAATACGGCCTGCTCAACACCTATTTCGCGATGATCGCGCCGGGCACCGCCTTCGTGATCCCGACCGGCATCTGGCTGCTGCGGTCCTACCTCGTGCGCATTCCGAAGGAACTGGAAGAGGCGGCCTGGGTGGACGGTGCCGGAAAGATCTACACGCTCTGGCGCGTGATCATTCCGGTCGCTCTCCCAGGCATCGTCGTGGTGACCATCACCGCCTTCATCACCGCCTATGCCCAGCAATTCATCTATGCGCTGACCTTCAATTCCGTGAACGAACTGAACCCGCTTCCGGTCGGCCTGTTCCAATTCTTCGGTCGCCAGTCGGTCGTCTGGAACGAACTCATGGCCGCCAGCCTCGTCGGCATTCTGCCAGTGCTGTTCGTCTATGTGTTCCTGCAACGCTACATCGTCGCCGGCCTCACGGCAGGCGCCGTCAAAGAATAA
- a CDS encoding ABC transporter substrate-binding protein, whose amino-acid sequence MTYKSLLLGGAFALSIAAAAQAEDKNIHMIVCGDNTGAGIPKQAALIEGWEADNPGYKVDVEFVPWGQCQEKSTTLASAGNPPAIAYMGSRTLKQLAANDLIIPVNMSDEEKATYAAPILGTITANGQQWGLPRAFSTKALYWNKDLFREAGLDPETPPKTWDEMYEAAKAIKEKTEADGFGLAAASFDNTMHQFMNYVYTNGGEVISEDGEIVFNSPNNVEALDFYGKMATVSQPGPVAYDRAKLRPLFSEGKIGMFISGPWERTRVTDVNWGVAPIPHGPSGGPGTLLITDSLAVFKGSGVEDQALDLAKLLTNPQNQMEFELGEGFTPLRDLPEVKALVEKDPTWAAFLEAIPTGGPEPFVTDYVGLQDAINEAVQGVVLGEIGAAEAVEIAAEQLEDYK is encoded by the coding sequence ATGACTTACAAATCACTTCTGTTGGGCGGTGCATTTGCCCTCAGCATTGCCGCTGCCGCGCAAGCGGAAGACAAGAACATTCACATGATCGTTTGCGGCGACAACACGGGTGCCGGTATTCCGAAGCAGGCTGCCCTGATCGAGGGCTGGGAGGCGGACAACCCCGGCTACAAGGTCGACGTGGAATTCGTGCCCTGGGGCCAGTGCCAGGAAAAGTCCACGACCCTTGCTTCCGCCGGCAACCCGCCCGCGATCGCCTATATGGGCTCGCGCACGCTGAAACAGCTTGCCGCCAACGACCTGATCATTCCGGTCAACATGAGCGATGAAGAAAAGGCGACCTATGCCGCGCCGATCCTCGGCACGATCACCGCCAACGGCCAGCAATGGGGCCTGCCGCGTGCCTTCTCTACCAAGGCGCTCTACTGGAACAAGGACCTCTTCAGGGAAGCAGGGCTCGATCCGGAAACGCCGCCCAAGACCTGGGACGAGATGTATGAAGCCGCAAAGGCGATCAAGGAAAAGACCGAGGCCGACGGCTTCGGCCTCGCGGCCGCCTCCTTCGACAACACCATGCACCAATTCATGAACTACGTTTACACGAACGGTGGTGAAGTCATCAGCGAGGACGGCGAAATCGTCTTCAACTCGCCGAACAATGTCGAGGCGCTGGATTTCTACGGCAAGATGGCAACGGTCTCCCAGCCGGGACCGGTCGCCTATGACCGCGCCAAGCTGCGTCCGCTGTTCTCCGAAGGAAAGATCGGCATGTTCATCTCCGGCCCGTGGGAGCGTACCCGCGTCACCGACGTGAACTGGGGCGTGGCACCGATCCCGCACGGTCCGAGCGGCGGTCCGGGCACGTTGCTGATCACCGACTCCCTGGCCGTTTTCAAGGGCTCTGGGGTCGAGGACCAGGCGCTCGATCTCGCCAAGCTGCTGACCAACCCGCAAAACCAGATGGAATTCGAACTGGGTGAAGGCTTCACGCCGCTGCGCGACCTGCCCGAGGTCAAGGCCCTGGTCGAGAAGGACCCGACCTGGGCAGCGTTCCTTGAAGCGATCCCGACCGGTGGTCCGGAGCCGTTCGTCACCGACTATGTCGGCCTTCAGGATGCGATCAACGAAGCTGTCCAGGGGGTCGTTCTGGGTGAAATCGGCGCCGCCGAGGCCGTCGAGATC